The Patescibacteria group bacterium genome window below encodes:
- a CDS encoding class I SAM-dependent methyltransferase yields MSDYIILKTKPSADYELIDSGEGKKLERYGRFVFSRPDPQALWPKLNLAAWKKVDGEFKRSAESAEWKIKREVPGRWQINLAGLDFWIKPTTFKHLGIFPEQVGNWEWIKNLVGKAKRKVSVLNLFGYTGGATLAAAAAGAEVCHLDGSKVAITWARDNAALSKLDKKPIRWILEDAVKFVKREIKRGHRYEGIILDPPAFGHGPGGELWKIEDNFLELMDLCFKLLSEKPLFFLINGYASGYSATAYKNNLLPLVKKYGGTLEAGELTIEEKSGRLLPCGIFARWNS; encoded by the coding sequence ATGTCCGACTATATAATCCTAAAAACTAAACCCTCGGCTGATTACGAGCTAATTGATTCCGGAGAGGGAAAAAAATTGGAACGCTATGGGCGGTTTGTTTTTTCGCGCCCGGATCCGCAGGCCCTTTGGCCAAAATTAAATTTGGCCGCGTGGAAAAAAGTGGACGGCGAATTTAAGCGCAGCGCGGAATCGGCAGAATGGAAAATAAAGCGTGAAGTTCCCGGTCGTTGGCAGATAAATTTGGCGGGTTTGGATTTTTGGATAAAACCCACGACTTTTAAACATTTGGGAATTTTTCCGGAACAAGTCGGAAATTGGGAATGGATTAAAAATTTGGTCGGTAAGGCGAAAAGAAAAGTTTCAGTCTTAAATCTTTTTGGCTATACGGGCGGCGCGACGCTTGCCGCGGCCGCGGCTGGCGCGGAAGTATGCCACTTGGATGGATCAAAAGTTGCGATTACCTGGGCGCGAGATAACGCGGCTTTGTCAAAATTAGATAAAAAACCGATTCGCTGGATTTTGGAAGACGCGGTGAAATTCGTAAAACGGGAAATTAAACGCGGCCATCGCTATGAGGGAATTATTTTGGATCCGCCGGCGTTTGGTCACGGTCCAGGCGGTGAACTTTGGAAAATTGAAGATAATTTTTTAGAATTAATGGATTTGTGTTTTAAATTACTTTCCGAAAAGCCTCTATTTTTTCTGATAAATGGTTATGCTTCAGGATATTCGGCGACTGCTTATAAAAATAATTTGTTGCCGCTCGTTAAAAAATATGGCGGAACACTCGAGGCGGGAGAATTGACAATTGAAGAAAAAAGCGGCCGGCTCTTGCCTTGCGGAATTTTTGCGAGGTGGAATTCTTAA
- a CDS encoding RNA pseudouridine synthase, giving the protein MKLNVLYEDNHLIVVEKPAGMLVQGDKTGDPCLMDEVKKYLKEKYKKSGNVFLGLVHRLDRPVGGVVLFAKTGKGASRLSAQFRERSVEKYYFAVVVGKMKEKSGKIVSFLKKDEKKNVAEVFTCEVPGTKRAELFWEQVSSGKENSLLKIKLGTGRTHQIRAQLASINHPILGDVKYGAPKPLPDKFIALFAASLSFKLATQDEAKTIELPWPKVWEKYLN; this is encoded by the coding sequence ATGAAGTTGAATGTTTTATATGAAGATAATCATTTGATCGTGGTGGAAAAACCAGCTGGGATGCTTGTGCAAGGAGATAAAACTGGTGATCCCTGTTTAATGGATGAAGTAAAAAAATATTTGAAAGAAAAATATAAAAAATCGGGCAATGTTTTTTTGGGACTTGTGCATCGGCTGGATCGTCCGGTCGGCGGTGTCGTGCTTTTTGCGAAGACGGGCAAAGGTGCCTCAAGGCTCTCTGCGCAGTTTCGCGAGCGAAGTGTGGAAAAATATTATTTTGCGGTTGTCGTCGGAAAAATGAAAGAGAAAAGCGGCAAGATTGTAAGTTTTTTGAAAAAAGATGAAAAGAAAAACGTTGCAGAAGTTTTTACGTGCGAAGTGCCCGGAACAAAACGCGCTGAGCTTTTTTGGGAACAAGTTTCTTCCGGCAAAGAAAATTCACTTTTAAAAATAAAATTGGGAACAGGCCGGACGCACCAGATTCGCGCTCAGCTTGCTTCGATTAATCATCCGATTTTGGGCGATGTAAAATATGGCGCGCCAAAACCTCTGCCCGATAAATTTATTGCTCTTTTTGCCGCTTCACTTTCTTTTAAATTGGCCACGCAAGATGAGGCCAAAACGATTGAACTTCCTTGGCCAAAAGTTTGGGAAAAATATTTAAATTAA